A single region of the Thermotoga profunda AZM34c06 genome encodes:
- a CDS encoding HesA/MoeB/ThiF family protein, whose protein sequence is MDRITSAKVFVAGAGGLGCTVLSLLVRLGFENIYLVDHGIVDEPDLNRQILYDRESLGRSKTTVAKERLKKVNPSCNVVTFEETIDDNFCLPKVDVVVDCLDNFRSKLILDKLCQENSVPLVHAGVQGFVGQITTILYGETPTLNQLFRGIQDQKDSQIFPPLVVLVASMQVAEVVKLICKKKEILAGKILMVDLLSNHFETVKII, encoded by the coding sequence ATGGATAGGATCACTTCAGCAAAAGTATTCGTTGCCGGTGCTGGTGGTCTTGGGTGTACGGTTTTGTCGTTGCTCGTTAGACTTGGTTTTGAGAATATATACTTAGTTGACCATGGTATCGTTGATGAACCAGATTTAAACAGGCAGATTTTGTACGATCGGGAAAGTCTGGGAAGATCAAAAACCACTGTGGCAAAAGAAAGGCTAAAAAAGGTAAATCCATCGTGTAATGTAGTTACATTCGAAGAAACTATAGATGATAATTTTTGTCTTCCAAAGGTTGATGTTGTGGTTGATTGCCTTGATAATTTCAGATCCAAATTGATACTGGATAAACTCTGTCAAGAAAATTCAGTACCGCTTGTACACGCAGGAGTGCAGGGTTTTGTTGGTCAAATCACAACTATCTTATATGGTGAAACACCCACACTCAATCAATTGTTCAGAGGGATTCAAGATCAAAAAGATTCGCAGATTTTTCCACCTTTAGTAGTTTTGGTGGCATCAATGCAGGTAGCCGAAGTGGTTAAATTAATTTGCAAGAAGAAAGAGATATTAGCTGGTAAAATTCTGATGGTTGACCTTCTAAGCAACCACTTTGAGACTGTGAAGATAATTTAA
- a CDS encoding carbohydrate kinase family protein — protein sequence MIFIKIAVVGGIFWDVYIYGDQPHSAEILEMCGGSGLNIAFGLKMMGFDVALFSNIGNDYKADLIMAELTRLNFNTQYIRRIQGTTGYHIALNEKPIAVNRGVNRLPVQVDQEHIKSFDCFVINTEVPPESVYKVIELSKEKRIFLDIGPLANLRKDVKKLSDNLLVIGNAKESEKIDCDVIKLGPKGAKWGDLMIDGDGIDHPYKIGTGDVFDVVLIFNLLSKADKVHALKEAVKKAQYAAKSIKGAFSKMKSLSDEK from the coding sequence GTGATCTTCATAAAAATAGCTGTAGTCGGCGGAATTTTTTGGGATGTTTATATTTATGGTGACCAACCACACAGTGCAGAAATATTGGAGATGTGCGGTGGTTCTGGTCTAAACATCGCCTTTGGTCTCAAAATGATGGGTTTTGATGTTGCACTTTTTTCCAACATAGGTAACGATTACAAGGCAGATCTGATCATGGCAGAACTCACGCGATTGAATTTTAACACACAGTATATCAGAAGAATACAAGGAACAACAGGATACCACATCGCTCTGAATGAAAAACCCATAGCAGTGAATAGGGGTGTGAATAGACTACCAGTTCAAGTAGATCAAGAGCACATAAAATCTTTCGATTGTTTTGTGATCAACACCGAAGTGCCACCCGAGAGTGTTTATAAAGTTATCGAACTCTCAAAAGAAAAAAGAATTTTCCTGGACATTGGACCACTCGCGAATTTGAGAAAAGACGTAAAAAAGTTGTCTGATAACCTACTCGTGATTGGTAACGCCAAGGAATCTGAAAAAATCGATTGCGACGTGATTAAACTTGGACCAAAAGGTGCTAAGTGGGGAGATCTCATGATAGATGGAGATGGTATAGATCATCCTTATAAAATAGGTACTGGAGATGTCTTTGACGTAGTATTGATCTTTAATTTACTTTCTAAAGCAGATAAAGTCCATGCCTTAAAAGAAGCTGTAAAGAAAGCTCAGTATGCTGCCAAATCGATCAAAGGAGCCTTCAGTAAGATGAAAAGTCTTAGTGATGAAAAATAA